Proteins encoded by one window of Elaeis guineensis isolate ETL-2024a chromosome 12, EG11, whole genome shotgun sequence:
- the LOC105054666 gene encoding protein SMALL AUXIN UP-REGULATED RNA 51, with product MTLRKHNKLSQTMVLKQILKRCSSLGRKQGLGGGGEEEGLPDDVPKGHFAVYVGENRSRFIVPISYLSHPEFQRLLRQAEEEFGFRHHMGLTIPCEEVVFRSLTSSLR from the coding sequence ATGACTCTTAGGAAGCACAACAAGCTTTCCCAAACGATGGTATTGAAGCAGATACTGAAGAGGTGTTCCAGCCTTGGGAGGAAGCAGGGGTTGGGtggtggtggagaggaggaggggctgcCGGACGATGTGCCGAAGGGCCACTTTGCGGTGTACGTGGGGGAGAACAGGAGCAGGTTCATTGTTCCTATATCTTATCTCAGTCATCCTGAGTTCCAGCGCCTCCTTCGCCAGGCTGAGGAGGAGTTCGGCTTTCGCCACCACATGGGCCTCACCATCCCATGCGAGGAGGTAGTCTTCCGGTCGCTGACATCTTCGCTTCGATGA